CCGAGACTCACCAGGAGGAGCGCCGAGTCCGTGCTCTCCTTCACGACATTGGTGGCGGACACCCCCGGGATGTCATCGTGTCATTGACTAAGGGCGCGGTGGAGTCCGTGGTCGAGTTGGATACGAAAGACACCGGCGAACTACCCGTCCTTGATGAAGACTTCGAGGCCGTGGAACAGATTCTTTCCACGAATGAGGAATGGCTTGCTGCCCTGGCACGACGAGACCTTGACGTAGCAAAGGTGCGCGTTGCACCACTGTCAGCGGGCGTTTTCGAGTACCCAGAGGAGAAGGGTCGGCGGATCCTGCGAGGGCTTGCCTTCGTGCAGGAATTCGAAGAGGACAGTGCGTGGGCTCACCCGGTGGACGGCTTGGTCGCATATGTCGATACTGTCAATCGGTCGGTCGACAAGGTGCTCGACTTTGGATCAGTGCCGATACCCCCGGAGAGTGGCAACTTCACTGATCCTGACGTCACCGGGCCTCTGCGGACCAGCCAGAAGCCCATCAGTATCACCCAACCGGAGGGCGTCAGCTTCACGGTTGAAGGCAACCACCTTGAATGGGAGAAATGGAACTTCGACGTCGGCTTCGACGCCAGAGAAGGTCTCATCCTGCACAACATCGCCTTCCGTGATGGTGAGAAAAACCGTTCCATCATTAACAGGGCATCGATTGCCGAGATGGTTGTCCCCTACGGCGACCCCTCACCGGTGCGATCCTGGCAGAATTACTTCGACACCGGGGAATACCTGGTGGGCCGCTACGCCAATTCACTTGAGCTCGGCTGCGATTGCCTCGGTGAGATCACCTATCTCAGTCCTGTCATAGCCGATGAGCTCGGCAACCCACAGGAGATCCGCAACGGCATCTGCATTCATGAGGAAGATGCAGGCATCCTTGCCAAGCACAGCGACCTCTGGTCCGGAGTGGACTACACCCGCCGCAACCGCCGGCTGGTCATCTCCTTCTTCACAACTGTTGGCAACTATGACTACGGCTTCTACTGGTACCTCTATCTCGACGGGACCATAGAGTTCGAGGCCAAGGCCACCGGCGTTGTCTTCACTAGCGCGTATACCGGCAACGACGACTATGCCTCCGAAATGGCGCCAGGCCTCGGCGCCCCGTACCACCAGCACCTCTTCTGTGCACGGCTTGATATGGCTGTCGATGGTCTGGCGAACCGGGTCGAGGAGGAGGAAGTTCTCCGGGTGCCGATCTCGGAATCGAATCCGCGCGGAAACGCTTTCTCCCGCAAACGCACCGTCGTGAGCACCGAATCCGAGGGTCTGCGGACGGCTGATCAGTCGAAGGGTCGCATCTGGCGTGTTTCCAACCCAGACGCGAAAAATCGGCTGGGCGAATCAGTGGCCTACAACCTCTACCCAGCCGGGCTGCCAGCGCTACTGGCCGACGACGAGTCGTCGATCGCTCGACGCGCGGCGTTTGCCACCAAGGATCTCTGGGTGACCCGCTACGCGGAAACGGAACGCTACCCGGCAGGCGACTTTGTGAATCAGCACAGTGGAGGGTCCGGCCTTCCTGAATACGTGCAGCAGGATCGCGACGTCGATGGCCAGGACATCGTTCTGTGGCACAGCTTCGGGCTCACTCACTACCCGCGGACCGAGGACTGGCCGATCATGCCTGTCGATACCGTCGGCTTCAAGCTCAAGCCGTCCGGCTTCTTCGACCGCAATCCCACACTCGATGTTCCGCCGTCGTCCAGTGGCGAGTGCCACACCGAAGATGACGGGGGCGGTTGCCACTAATCGGGCCCATGCGCCATCGGGGCATACACCCAGACCACGGACGTCTGGACGCACTACGACAATTCACCACAGGCACTCGCGCCTTTTGCCGCATTTAGCTCAATGAGGGAGTAGCAATATGGAGAAAGTAATGGATCCTTCCGAGGAATCCACGACCGAGCTGCGCCGAGGCAGGCTCGGCGTTATCGGCGTCGTCTTCTTCGTCGTGGCCGCCGCCGCACCACTGGTTGGCATGACGGGGGCCGTGCCGATCGCCATCGTTCTGGGTAATGGGGCGGCAGCACCAGGCGCCTACCTCGCCGTCGGGCTAACGCTGCTGCTCTTCAGCGTTGGCTACGCGGCGATGAGCCAACGGGTGACGAATGCGGGGGCATTCTTCGCCTACATTGGCAGAGGGTTGGGTAAAAACCTCAGTCTAGGCTCGGCATTCGTGTCATTGATCGCCTATATTTCCATTCAATTGGCCATTTTTGGCTTCTTTGGTGGTCTGATGGCTGGTCAGATGGGGGCACTTGGCCTTGAGCTGCCATGGTGGCTGTGGTCCTTGATTGCGTGGGCTATTGTCACAGTCCTGTCCCTGGCCAGTGTGGATGTCGGTGCGAAAGTACTGGGCATCCTGATGCTGCTCGAGGTGTTGTCGTTGGTGATCACCGCCGTTGCGATTCTGATCGACGGCGGCCCAGAGGGCTACAACTTTGCCGCCTCGTTCTCGCCGTCGGCCATCCTCGCGGGTGGATTGGCCGGTTCCGCCGGCATCGCCTTTGCCTTCGCCTTTGCGTCTTTTATCGGGTTCGAAGCGACGGCCATTTATGGCGAAGAATCGAAAAATCCCAAGCGCGTTGTTCCCCGTGCCACCTATCTTGCCGTTGGGTTGATTACCGCACTGTTCGCCATGACTGCTTTCGCGCTGGTGACAGGTATGGGCGCATCAACGGTGGTGGAAGCGACGGTGGAGTATTCGACCGTCGACGGCGTTCCGCTCGCCGATCCTGCCGCCGTACTGTTCGCGTTGGCTACCGACTATGTTGGCGGGTGGATGGCAACCGTCATGAGCGTTCTTGTGCTTTCCAGCCTGTTCGCGGGCCTGCTGGCTTTCCAGAATGCAGCTAGCCGCTACGTGTTTGCCCTCGGTCGCGGAGGCGTGCTTCCGGGCCGACTCGGTTCGGTGAATGCCCAGGGAGCCCCGCAACGAGCATCATTGACGACGTCGGTCATCACCGGTGTGGTGATCTTGGTCTTCACGCTGTTCCAGCTGGAGCCTATTCTGAACATGTTCTACTGGTTCAGCGGGCTGGCTGTTGTCGCCATCGTGCTGATCGAAGCGCTGGTGTGTATCGCAGTTGTTGTCTTCTTCCGCGCAAATAAAGGCGAGGAGGGAATCTTCACGACCATAATCGCACCTGTGCTGGCGTTCATCGGTTTGCTCATTGGTGAGTACCTGTTGATGTCCAGGTTCGGGCTGCTGGCTGGAACCACCGCTGAGGGCGTCGACCCTTCGGTGACCTCATGGGGACTGAGCCCACTCGGCTGGTTCCTGATCGCACTGCCGTTCATTGTGCTACTGGCCGGATACCTGTTCTCCAGGTTTGCCGGACAAGTAAATGACGACTTCATCCGCGACGAATTGTCATAGACTCTCGCAGGGGGGAGCGTCAAGGGGTGGCGCCCACGAGCTTTCCCAGTAAAACTGGGCCTATGGCGACGTCGGACCGTAAACAGCAGAACGTGACCGTGGACGGTCACAAAATTAGGCTAACCAGTCTGGATAAAGTGCTGTATCCGGAAACGGGCGATACCAAGGCCGATGTGCTGTCCTACTTCGCCGGCATCGCCGAGCACCTGATCCGTCATGCGCGCAACCGTCCCGTGACGCGCAAACGCTGGGTCAACGGGGTAGGCACTCCGGAGAAGCCAGGACAAGTGTTCTTCCAGAAGAATTTGGACGAATCGGCGCCGAACTGGGTGAAGAGTTTCCCCATCGAGCACAAGGACCACACCAACGACTATCCGGTCCTGAATGACCTCGCGACGCTGACCTGGCTGGGGCAGATTGCGGCTCTCGAAATCCACGTCCCGCAGTGGCAGTTCGGGCCGCGGGGCAAGATCAACAATCCCGACCGCTTGGTGCTTGATCTCGATCCGGGGGAGGGGGCTGGACTTGCGGAGTGCGCCGAAGTGGCCCGGCACGCGCGCAGCATCCTGCTGGACATGGGTCTGGATCCCCGGCCGGTCACCTCGGGTTCCAAGGGGATTCATCTTTATGCCGCGCTGGACCGCAAGCAAACAGCGGAGCAGGTGTCCGCCGTCGCGCATGAACTGGCGCGCGCAATGGAAGCTGACCATCCGGAGCTGGCGGTCAGCGATATGAAGAAGACTCTGCGCAAGGGCAAGGTTCTCGTGGACTGGTCGCAGAACAACCCCAACAAAACTACCGTTACCCCCTATTCGCTGCGTGGCCGGTTCCGCCCCATGGTTGCCGCGCCGCGAACGTGGGATGAGCTCGATGACCCGAATCTAAACCAGCTCGACTACGAACAGGTGCTCGAACGGGTGGAGAAGGACGGCGACCTACTGGAGGGCATGGCGGCCGGAACCATGGAAGAGGACTCGCTCGACGACGCCGTGCAGGAGGCGCTACCCACCGACCGCCTGAGTAAATACCGGTCCATGCGAGACGCCGCGAAAACGCCGGAACCGGTTCCGGAGGCGGTGAATATGCACGACGACGAGTCGTTGCCCACGTTCGTCGTCCAGGAACATCACGCCTCGAACCTGCACTACGATTTTCGGCTGGAGCACGACGGCGTTCTGGTGTCCTGGGCGGTACCCAAGGGGCCGCCGTCGACGTCGGGCAAGAATCATCTGGCAGTGCAGACTGAGGATCATCCCCTGGAATACGGAACATTCGAGGGGAGTATTCCCAAAGGAGAATATGGTGCGGGCGAGGTCTACATCTGGGATCACGGCACCTATGAGAAAGAGAAGTGGCGCGAGGGCAAGGAAGTCATTTGCGTTGTTCACGGACAGCCCGACGGCGGCCTAGCAAAAGCCGGCTCGAGTGTGCGGAGATACGCCCTCATCCACACCGGCGGTGGCTCGTCCAAGAATGGAGGCAAAAGTGGCGAGAAGAATTGGCTCATTCACTTGATGAAAGACCAACCGGGCAAAACCGGAACGGGAGCGTCGCGTCCGCGGGCCACCGTGGGGATCGGCAAGGACACCAACCCGGACGAAGGGAAGTTGCCCTCGATCGAACCCATGCTGGCCAGCCTGGGCTCCGCTGCGGATGTTACCGACGAGGATGACTGGGCGTTTGAGATGAAGTGGGACGGTATCCGCGCCATCGCGAACGTCACTCCCGGCGGAGTGAAGCTCATCAGCCGCAACGGCAACGACCTGACCGCTACTTACCCGGAACTCGCGGACCTCGGCCAACACGTCAGCGCAAAACAAGCGGTCCTCGACGGCGAGCTCGTGGCTCTCAATAAGGCGGGACGGCCGGACTTCGGCCTGCTGCAAAAACGGATGAAGCTCACTAAGAAGGTTGAGATCGAGGCGGCTGCACGTAAGACTCCTGTGCATTTCATGGTGTTTGATCTGCTGCACCTGGATGGGCAGTCGACGCTTGCCTTGGAGTATTGCCAGCGCCGCGAAATACTGGAACAAGCGGTCGAAGCCACGGACGACTCTCACGTGCAGGTGCCCCCGGACATGGATGTTGCGCTTGCCGACGCAATCCAATCCAGTAAGGATCTGGAGCTGGAAGGCATCATGGCCAAACGAGTCGACAGCACGTATAGCCAGGGACGACGATCAAGGAGTTGGGTGAAGATCAAGAATCAGCTCACGCAGGAGGTAGTGGTCGTCGGTTGGAGGCCTGGTAAAGGTGCGCGGGAGCGAAAGGTCGGCTCGTTGCTGGTTGCGATTCCTGACGGTGTCGAGCTCCGGTATGTGGGCCGAGTGGGCTCGGGGCTCTCGGATAAGGAACGTGCCGAAGTGGGTGCCCGTCTGAAGAAGATGTCGAGGAAAACCCCTCCGCTCGACGACGTCCCCACCGCAGATGCCAAGGACGCGCAATGGGTGCGGCCGGCGCTTGTCGGTGAAGTGCAGTACTCGGAAAGGACTGACGGCGGTAAGCTCCGCCATCCGGTATGGCGCGGGTGGCGGCCGGACAAGAAGCCGTCCGACGTCGTCGTCGAACAGGTGCCGGAAACGTGAATAATTTTTCGCAGCGTAATCAAGGAGGACGGCATGAACAATCTGAATGTTGACAGAATCCATCAGTGGTGGCGGGCAGCGAACTACCTCTCCGTTGGGCAGATCTACCTTCGCGATAACCCTCTCCTACAGGAGGCGCTGAGGCCCGAGCACATCAAGGCGCGGTTGCTGGGCCATTGGGGCACCACGCCGGGGCTCAACTTCATCTACGCGCACCTCAACCGTGTGATCGCGCGCGACAAGCGCAGCGTTCTCTTCGTCACTGGTCCCGGTCATGGTGGTCCGGCGAACGTGGCGAACGCCTACCTCGAGGGCACGTATTCGGAGATCTACACGCACATTCGGCAGGACAGGGAGGGGCTGCGAGAGCTGTTCAAGCAGTTCAGCTATCCTGGCGGGATTCCCTCGCACGCAGCGCCAGAGACACCAGGATCCATCAACGAGGGCGGGGAGTTAGGCTACTCGCTCGTGCACGCCTACGGCGCTGTCTTCGACAATCCTGGCCTTATTGCTGCCACAGTGATTGGCGACGGCGAGGCGGAGACTGGACCCCTTGCGGCGAGCTGGCACTCCAACACTTTCCTGGACCCGGCGCTCGATGGCGCGGTGCTGCCCATCCTGCACCTCAACGGTTACAAGATCGCGAACCCCACCATCCTGGCGCGCATGCCCGAGGACCAGCTGAAAGCACTCATGACCGGGTACGGGTACACTCCGCACTTTGTCACTGTGAAGGATCCGAAAGCGTTCGATCAGGCCCACCGCGAATTCGCCGAAACACTGGACGCCTGCCTGCAGGAGATCGACGACATTCAGGCCGAGTATCGCAGCGGCGAGGGGCAAGGCGAGAAACACGACGCGAAGCATCCTCCGCGCTGGCCGATGATCGTCCTGCGCTCGCCAAAGGGGTGGACCGGGCCCGACGTCGTTGACGGCAAGCAGGTGGAGGGCACCTGGCGTTCGCACCAGGTGCCCATTTCCGGGGTCTCGACGAATGAGGAGCACCTACAGTTGCTCGAGGACTGGATGCGGTCCTACCGGCCGGAGGAACTGTTCACGGACGACGGCGTCTTCCGTCCTGAGATTCAGGAGCAGGCGCCCGATGGCGACCTCCGCATGAGCGCAACGCCGTATGCCAACGGCGGCCGGTTGTTGAAGGATCTGCGCCTCCCAGAGTATGAGGATCACGCGGTTGCCGTGAAGCGCCCGGGTGAGGAAAAAGTCAGTCCCATGATCAACATCGGGAACTACCTGCGCGAGGTCATCGAGCTCAACCCGGACAATTTCCGCATCATGGGCCCGGATGAGACCGCGTCCAATAGGCTGCAGGCTGTCTATGACGTGACGGATAAGGTGTGGGAGCAGGACCTGCACGACGTCGATGAGCATCTTGCGCGGTCGGGGCGCGTCATGGAGGTCCTCAGCGAGCACCTGTGCCAGGGGTGGCTCGAAGGGTATCTGTTGACCGGTCGGCATGGTGTTTTCAACTGCTACGAGGCCTTTGTCCACATTGTTGACTCAATGTTCAACCAGCATGCCAAGTGGCTCAAGGTCCATCAGGACCTGCCGTGGCGGCAGCCCATCGCGTCGCTGAACTACATGCTCTCGAGCCACGTGTGGCAGCAGGATCACAATGGTTTCAGCCATCAGGATCCGGGCTTTATTGATCATGTGGTCAACAAGAAGGCCGACGTTATCCGGGTGTATCTGCCGCCGGATGCCAACACCATGGTGGCCGTTACGGAACATTGCCTTCAAACACGGGACACGGTCAACGTGATCGTCACCGGAAAGCAGCCGACGTTGACATGGCTGGGGCCGGAGGAAGCCCGGCTGCACTTCGCCCGCGGGATCGGCACGTGGGATTTCGCCGGCAATGAAACCGAAGGTGAGGAGCCCGACGTCGTACTGGGTTGTGCCGGGGACGTACCAACACTGGAGGTGGTGGCCGCCGCGGGACTGCTGCGTGAACACTTACCGCAGCTGAAGGTTCGCGTGGTTAACGTGCTGGATCTGATGCGTCTACAGGACGCCGAAGAGCACCCGCACGGGCTCCAGCACCGGGACTTCGACACCCTGTTCACCGCAGACAAACCGGTCATTTTTGCCTACCACGGCTATCCCTGGATGATTCACCGTCTCACCTACCGCCGGACGAATCACGGAAATATTCACGTTCGGGGA
This region of Arthrobacter roseus genomic DNA includes:
- a CDS encoding primary-amine oxidase yields the protein MSVIPDTSQSTQAMLSRDELIAARELLQEAGYVEADTRFAYLGILEQQRRSTRRESSGSDHAETHQEERRVRALLHDIGGGHPRDVIVSLTKGAVESVVELDTKDTGELPVLDEDFEAVEQILSTNEEWLAALARRDLDVAKVRVAPLSAGVFEYPEEKGRRILRGLAFVQEFEEDSAWAHPVDGLVAYVDTVNRSVDKVLDFGSVPIPPESGNFTDPDVTGPLRTSQKPISITQPEGVSFTVEGNHLEWEKWNFDVGFDAREGLILHNIAFRDGEKNRSIINRASIAEMVVPYGDPSPVRSWQNYFDTGEYLVGRYANSLELGCDCLGEITYLSPVIADELGNPQEIRNGICIHEEDAGILAKHSDLWSGVDYTRRNRRLVISFFTTVGNYDYGFYWYLYLDGTIEFEAKATGVVFTSAYTGNDDYASEMAPGLGAPYHQHLFCARLDMAVDGLANRVEEEEVLRVPISESNPRGNAFSRKRTVVSTESEGLRTADQSKGRIWRVSNPDAKNRLGESVAYNLYPAGLPALLADDESSIARRAAFATKDLWVTRYAETERYPAGDFVNQHSGGSGLPEYVQQDRDVDGQDIVLWHSFGLTHYPRTEDWPIMPVDTVGFKLKPSGFFDRNPTLDVPPSSSGECHTEDDGGGCH
- a CDS encoding APC family permease, whose protein sequence is MEKVMDPSEESTTELRRGRLGVIGVVFFVVAAAAPLVGMTGAVPIAIVLGNGAAAPGAYLAVGLTLLLFSVGYAAMSQRVTNAGAFFAYIGRGLGKNLSLGSAFVSLIAYISIQLAIFGFFGGLMAGQMGALGLELPWWLWSLIAWAIVTVLSLASVDVGAKVLGILMLLEVLSLVITAVAILIDGGPEGYNFAASFSPSAILAGGLAGSAGIAFAFAFASFIGFEATAIYGEESKNPKRVVPRATYLAVGLITALFAMTAFALVTGMGASTVVEATVEYSTVDGVPLADPAAVLFALATDYVGGWMATVMSVLVLSSLFAGLLAFQNAASRYVFALGRGGVLPGRLGSVNAQGAPQRASLTTSVITGVVILVFTLFQLEPILNMFYWFSGLAVVAIVLIEALVCIAVVVFFRANKGEEGIFTTIIAPVLAFIGLLIGEYLLMSRFGLLAGTTAEGVDPSVTSWGLSPLGWFLIALPFIVLLAGYLFSRFAGQVNDDFIRDELS
- a CDS encoding ATP-dependent DNA ligase, which translates into the protein MATSDRKQQNVTVDGHKIRLTSLDKVLYPETGDTKADVLSYFAGIAEHLIRHARNRPVTRKRWVNGVGTPEKPGQVFFQKNLDESAPNWVKSFPIEHKDHTNDYPVLNDLATLTWLGQIAALEIHVPQWQFGPRGKINNPDRLVLDLDPGEGAGLAECAEVARHARSILLDMGLDPRPVTSGSKGIHLYAALDRKQTAEQVSAVAHELARAMEADHPELAVSDMKKTLRKGKVLVDWSQNNPNKTTVTPYSLRGRFRPMVAAPRTWDELDDPNLNQLDYEQVLERVEKDGDLLEGMAAGTMEEDSLDDAVQEALPTDRLSKYRSMRDAAKTPEPVPEAVNMHDDESLPTFVVQEHHASNLHYDFRLEHDGVLVSWAVPKGPPSTSGKNHLAVQTEDHPLEYGTFEGSIPKGEYGAGEVYIWDHGTYEKEKWREGKEVICVVHGQPDGGLAKAGSSVRRYALIHTGGGSSKNGGKSGEKNWLIHLMKDQPGKTGTGASRPRATVGIGKDTNPDEGKLPSIEPMLASLGSAADVTDEDDWAFEMKWDGIRAIANVTPGGVKLISRNGNDLTATYPELADLGQHVSAKQAVLDGELVALNKAGRPDFGLLQKRMKLTKKVEIEAAARKTPVHFMVFDLLHLDGQSTLALEYCQRREILEQAVEATDDSHVQVPPDMDVALADAIQSSKDLELEGIMAKRVDSTYSQGRRSRSWVKIKNQLTQEVVVVGWRPGKGARERKVGSLLVAIPDGVELRYVGRVGSGLSDKERAEVGARLKKMSRKTPPLDDVPTADAKDAQWVRPALVGEVQYSERTDGGKLRHPVWRGWRPDKKPSDVVVEQVPET
- a CDS encoding phosphoketolase family protein, with product MNNLNVDRIHQWWRAANYLSVGQIYLRDNPLLQEALRPEHIKARLLGHWGTTPGLNFIYAHLNRVIARDKRSVLFVTGPGHGGPANVANAYLEGTYSEIYTHIRQDREGLRELFKQFSYPGGIPSHAAPETPGSINEGGELGYSLVHAYGAVFDNPGLIAATVIGDGEAETGPLAASWHSNTFLDPALDGAVLPILHLNGYKIANPTILARMPEDQLKALMTGYGYTPHFVTVKDPKAFDQAHREFAETLDACLQEIDDIQAEYRSGEGQGEKHDAKHPPRWPMIVLRSPKGWTGPDVVDGKQVEGTWRSHQVPISGVSTNEEHLQLLEDWMRSYRPEELFTDDGVFRPEIQEQAPDGDLRMSATPYANGGRLLKDLRLPEYEDHAVAVKRPGEEKVSPMINIGNYLREVIELNPDNFRIMGPDETASNRLQAVYDVTDKVWEQDLHDVDEHLARSGRVMEVLSEHLCQGWLEGYLLTGRHGVFNCYEAFVHIVDSMFNQHAKWLKVHQDLPWRQPIASLNYMLSSHVWQQDHNGFSHQDPGFIDHVVNKKADVIRVYLPPDANTMVAVTEHCLQTRDTVNVIVTGKQPTLTWLGPEEARLHFARGIGTWDFAGNETEGEEPDVVLGCAGDVPTLEVVAAAGLLREHLPQLKVRVVNVLDLMRLQDAEEHPHGLQHRDFDTLFTADKPVIFAYHGYPWMIHRLTYRRTNHGNIHVRGYKEEGTTTTPFDMAMMNQIDRYQLAIDVVDRVPSLGASQAVFRQWLQDERQRAWQYTRDEGKDPDTIIGWTLDESTPDDAQ